The nucleotide sequence TTTGAATCGTCCCATGGTCAAAGTTGCATTCAAGGCTGGTGTAGAATTTGATGCTCCAATCATTGTTGACAATTCTTCTCCTATCGGAAGAGTAGATGTTGTGATCATTAATGATCAAACAGTAATTGTTAGCTGGCTGGACGATGGGGAAACACCTGCCATCAAATATAGAGAGGTCCGTAAAAATGGATCTATGTCCCCAGTATATGTAGTCGCAGCAACATCGGAAGCGCGTGGAAGTGGCTTTCCCCAAATGGAGATTCATGAAGGATCGATCTACTTCGCCTGGACCGAAGTAGGCGAAGTAGATCAAATCAGAATGAAGAAAGTCACCCTTAATTAGGTGGAATATCTATTGATTAACCTTCGATAGTTTCCAGTGCTTAAGATCGCAATTACCAGCATTAAAAAGACAGATATTATTACCACTGTTTTGCTTGACAGTATGGCAAGTGATTCATAGAAAATTGTAGAGATTAGTAAGATCATTCCTATGACAATTGAGAATAAAAAGTACCGAAATGATATTCTAAGCTTTGCTGCAACTGAAGCTTTATGCTCATCAATTTCGACCATCTTTAATAGGACAGTTTCTTCGAAATTTTTATCAGAAATTTCAATTTTTGCCTTTCTGACTATCTCTTGAAGGAAATCGTCCTTAAATTCATCAGACTCTATCATGCTATTTCGTTTTTTCCATTTTACTTCTCAAGTTCTTTCTTGCTCTATGCAAAATTACTTTTGTATTTGCCAGAGTCCAGCCTGTAATGTTCATAACCTCTTTTAAACTATTCTCTTCCAAATAAAAAAGATTTAGTGCCAGGCTTTCATTTGCAGGCAATGCCTTTAGTGCTTTTTCAATTCTTTCTCGATCTTCATCTGACTCATTGGCTGAAGTTTTCTTAAAACTAACCTCGTTTATATCTGTTGTCGGAACTTCCTTTTTCAGCTTTCTCAGTCGCTGGAAAGATTCATTGACCACTATCCGATAAAACCAAGTACTAAATTTTGACTCTCTGTTGAAGGACTTAATTCCACTAAAAGCTTTTACAAAAGCATCTTGAGCCACTTCCTCGGCATATTGATCATCTTTTACAATGGATACCGCAATGTTTAAGGCCATGTCTTTGTAGGTATTGATGAAGTAACGATAAGCATCGGAATCTCCTGCAAGGATTTTATCGAGGTAAACCTCATCCATGCTTATCCAATCCCTTTTTTCCAATGAAATGAT is from Marinobacter alexandrii and encodes:
- a CDS encoding RNA polymerase sigma factor — translated: MEKRDWISMDEVYLDKILAGDSDAYRYFINTYKDMALNIAVSIVKDDQYAEEVAQDAFVKAFSGIKSFNRESKFSTWFYRIVVNESFQRLRKLKKEVPTTDINEVSFKKTSANESDEDRERIEKALKALPANESLALNLFYLEENSLKEVMNITGWTLANTKVILHRARKNLRSKMEKTK